The DNA sequence GTCTGACCTCCGTTGATACTATTGAGAGACACGCCCAATCTCGATGCGAGTATTTGCTCCTGGGTCCATGTGATGAAATCCCCATCCCTCAAATCCTTGAAGCAGAACGCCCGACATGGTCGGACCGCACGATCGTCGATCGGTCTGGTCGTCCGCGCGGCCCTGGGTGATGACGTCTTGCGGCTGTTGTCGCATGAGCCGGGGGCTCGCCAGTTCCGCCCCGAGGACATCCACCAGATGCGGACCTCGGTTCGCCGCCTCCGCTCCGATCTTCGCTTCTTCCGACCGATGCTGGACGATCCGGCCCTCCGGCCGATCCGCGATGAGCTACGATGGCTGGCCGGCGTGCTGGGCGTCGTACGCGACCTCGACGTCCTCGAAGATCGCCTGCGAGCTGCCGTCGTAGCACTCGACTGCGTCGGGCCGAGTGATCCCCTCTTCGAAGAAATTGACCGCCGCCGGCAATTGCACCGATCAACCCTCGGCGCCGCCCTCGATGGCGATCGCTACGCCTCGCTTCGCGCCGCGATCATCGCCGAGGCACGAACCCCGACCCTGGCCGATGGCCACGATCGACCCGCCGGAGCCGTCCTGGCCGATCGCCTCGGCCGCGACTGGCGACGGTTCCTCGATGCCCTGGAAGCCTCCTCGCCCGACGCTCCGATCGCAACACTTCACGAATTTCGAAAGCAGGCCAAGCGGACCCGATATGCCGCCGAGTCGGTCGCCGACTGGCTGGGCCGCCCCGCCGGAACCGGAGCGAAACGCATCGGCCGACGGGCGAAGCAGGTGCAGGAAATCCTCGGCCTCTCCCAGGATGCTCACGTCGCCATCGCCTTTATTGAGGATCTGATGCAAGGGCTTCCGGCCGACGGCCCCAGCCGCGATGCCGCCATCGCACTCCTTGATCGTCAAGCCGTTGAGGCCGAGGAGGCCCTGTCTCAGTACCGATCGCTCCGAGATCGAATGCTCCATGATTGATCTGCGTCAGGAACACTCGGCCGATCGTCGTGCCTGGCTGTTCCGAGGGGCGCTCGGTGTGGCCACCTTGACGATGCTTTCGCTCTCGTGGCCGATCTGGGTTGGCTCTGACAGCCTTTTCCCTCGCGTGCCGTTTCTGCCGGGACTGCCGGAACCCCCCTGGCTCCGTTTCGTGCTATTCAGCGTGCTGGTTGGCTCGATCCTCGGGGGGATCCTTCGCAGGCGATGCCTCCTGATCGGGCTGCTTCCCCTCGCGTACCTGATCGCCGGAGACCAGCACCGATTTCAACCGTGGGCGTATCAATACGCCCTCATGTCGATGGCGCTGGGGACCTTGCCCTCGGCTCGGGCGCTCGGCCTTTGCCGGGCCTTGTTAATCGCCTTGTATGTTCACTCGGGGCTTTCGAAGCTGGATGTCACCTTTCCCGGAGAGGTTGGGGCCGCCTTCCTGATCCAGCTCACCGCTCCGCTCGGAACCGACGTGATGAGCTGGCCCGGTCCGGTACGGACCGCGGCCGCCCTGATGATGCCGATGGTCGAGTTGCTGGTGGGTGTTGGCCTGGCCTTCCGAACGACCCGGCCGGTCGCTCTCGTGGGCGCGGTCCTCATGCACGCGACCCTAATAACCCTGCTTGGCCCCTGGGGCCTGGATCACAGCACGATCGTTGTCGTCTGGAACAGCGCCTTGATTGTCGAAGGGTTGATCCTGTTCGCCCGAACCGGATCAGGGCGTTCGATCGCTCCGATGGAGCCGATGCCTCGTGCTGGTCGGGTGGTTGTCGCCGTCTTTGCCCTGGCCATCACCTTGCCAGGTCTGGAACGATGGGGAGCCTGGGATTCCTGGCCGTCCTTCGCCCTGTACGCCAGCCATGCCGAGCGCGTCTACGTGTTTCTCCATGAAGATGATTTGCCACAATACCCCGACGAGGTGCGTCGTCATCTCCGCCCGCCGATGCTGGGCGATCCGTGGCATCGGCTCGACCTGACCTCCTGGAGCCGGGCGGGTCGAGGAACGCCACCGTATCCGCAGGCTCGGGCGGCGGTCGGCGTGGCGGAGGCCCTGGCCAATCGGGTCGGTTCGGGACATCCGGTCCGCCTGGTCGTCTGGGGACGGGCCGCGCGGTTTTCTGGGCGTCGGGAGCGTCGCGAGGCCATCGGACCCGAGGCGATCGGACGTCTTGCCGACACATTTTTCCTGAATGCTCATCCCGCCCGATCGGACGGTTGAGGCATGCAACTTGCCCAGGCGTCTCCGGCCGACAGACTTGAATCGAATGGATCCAAGGCGTCTCCCGATCAGAATCGACCTTCCGGGAGCATCGAGGCGAAGTTAGGGTGTCGTCATCAGTGTTGGCGGAATCCCCCCTGGTTTCGCGTGAGTGGTCGGCTCGATCACGAATCGCGTGGTCGTTCAATCGCCTTTTGAGACTCTTGACCGGGAGCGACCCTGGAGATGGATTTGCAACGCGCCAGTGGCATCTTGCTGCATCTGACCTCGCTTCCCGGACGGTTCGGCATCGGCGATCTCGGCCGGGGTTCGGACTGGTTTCTCGACGTGATGGCGGAGACCGGCCAGCGCTGGTGGCAAATGCTCCCGGTCGGACCGATCGGCGCGGGGAATTCTCCCTATGCCTCGCCGTCCTCCTTCGCGGGCAGCCCGCTGTTGATCGCGCCCGACATCCTGGTCGAACAGGGGCTTCTGAACGCCTCAGAGCTGGACGACCTGCCCGATTTCCCGGTTGATCGGGTCGATTTCGCCGCCGTGATTGAGGTGAAGGATCGCTTGCTCCGTCTGGCCTTTTCGCGGTTCCAGCCCGACAACGGGTTTCTCGCCTTTCGCCGACGAGCGGCCGACTGGCTGGAGGACTACTGCCGCTACAATGCCCTGAAGCAACACTTCGGCAACCGTCCCTGGAACGAGTGGGACCGCGACCTGGCCGATCGCGTTCCCGAGGCCCTGCAACGCATCGACGAAGCGCTGGCCGACGAGATCGCCTTCGGCCGCTTCGAGCAGTACATCTTCGACCAGCAGTGGCACAACTTCCGCGCACGGTGCCGCGAGCGCGGCATCGGCCTGATTGGCGACCTGCCTATCTTCGTCGCGTTCGACGGTGCCGATGTTTGGGCTCACCGCGATTTGTTCCGCCTCGACGCCAACAACACCCCGACCCACACTGCCGGCGTCCCCCCGGATTACTTCAATGAACTGGGCCAGGACTGGGGAAACCCGCTCTATCGCTGGGGAGCGCACCTGAAAGACGATTTTGCCTGGTGGTCCCGTCGGATCGCCGCCGCCCTGGGCCGGTTCGATCTGCTCCGCTTCGACCACTTCCGCGGCCTCGAAGCCTGCTACGCCATTCCCGCGAAGGCCGAGAACGCCGCCGATGACCGCTGCGAGTGGGAGCCCGCCCCCGGAGACGAACTCCTGGATGCCGTTCGCAAAGCGCTCGGCGGGCGGCTCCCGCTCATCGC is a window from the Tautonia rosea genome containing:
- a CDS encoding CHAD domain-containing protein, with product MKSPSLKSLKQNARHGRTARSSIGLVVRAALGDDVLRLLSHEPGARQFRPEDIHQMRTSVRRLRSDLRFFRPMLDDPALRPIRDELRWLAGVLGVVRDLDVLEDRLRAAVVALDCVGPSDPLFEEIDRRRQLHRSTLGAALDGDRYASLRAAIIAEARTPTLADGHDRPAGAVLADRLGRDWRRFLDALEASSPDAPIATLHEFRKQAKRTRYAAESVADWLGRPAGTGAKRIGRRAKQVQEILGLSQDAHVAIAFIEDLMQGLPADGPSRDAAIALLDRQAVEAEEALSQYRSLRDRMLHD
- the malQ gene encoding 4-alpha-glucanotransferase; protein product: MDLQRASGILLHLTSLPGRFGIGDLGRGSDWFLDVMAETGQRWWQMLPVGPIGAGNSPYASPSSFAGSPLLIAPDILVEQGLLNASELDDLPDFPVDRVDFAAVIEVKDRLLRLAFSRFQPDNGFLAFRRRAADWLEDYCRYNALKQHFGNRPWNEWDRDLADRVPEALQRIDEALADEIAFGRFEQYIFDQQWHNFRARCRERGIGLIGDLPIFVAFDGADVWAHRDLFRLDANNTPTHTAGVPPDYFNELGQDWGNPLYRWGAHLKDDFAWWSRRIAAALGRFDLLRFDHFRGLEACYAIPAKAENAADDRCEWEPAPGDELLDAVRKALGGRLPLIAEDLGVITPEVEALRDRFGLPGMRVLQFAFGNDPLADVYLPHCYIPHCVAYTGTHDNDTTLGWFEAEPGKTTQPLEEMEAERRFVRRYLGPGQADDIPLGMIRLAWASVANTAIAPLQDFLGLGTEARMNVPGVGEGNWTWRFRIEQLTPERRSWLAEQTALFGRWNGQVPGPYRTRLGISPAPDPAAPEPLES
- a CDS encoding DoxX family protein produces the protein MIDLRQEHSADRRAWLFRGALGVATLTMLSLSWPIWVGSDSLFPRVPFLPGLPEPPWLRFVLFSVLVGSILGGILRRRCLLIGLLPLAYLIAGDQHRFQPWAYQYALMSMALGTLPSARALGLCRALLIALYVHSGLSKLDVTFPGEVGAAFLIQLTAPLGTDVMSWPGPVRTAAALMMPMVELLVGVGLAFRTTRPVALVGAVLMHATLITLLGPWGLDHSTIVVVWNSALIVEGLILFARTGSGRSIAPMEPMPRAGRVVVAVFALAITLPGLERWGAWDSWPSFALYASHAERVYVFLHEDDLPQYPDEVRRHLRPPMLGDPWHRLDLTSWSRAGRGTPPYPQARAAVGVAEALANRVGSGHPVRLVVWGRAARFSGRRERREAIGPEAIGRLADTFFLNAHPARSDG